TGAGCAGGGTGGGGCCGGTGAAGAACCGCATCATCGTCGCCCATTTCCCTTCGATCGCGGCGCGGTGGCAGCGGGCGGCGAGGTCGGCGGCGGAGGTGAAGTAGACCCGGTAGCCGGCGTTCACCGCGGCATGCCCGAGTCCGGTTGCGATGTGTGTCTTCCCGACTCCGGGTGGGCCGATCAGCAGCACGTTGGTCGCGGTGTCGAGGAACCGGCAGGTGGCCAGTTCGGCCAGCAGCGAGCGGTCGATGCCGCTGGCGGAATCTAGGTCGAAGTCGTCGAGGGTGGTGCCGGTGGGGAGGTTCGCGAACCGGAACCTGCCGGCGAGGCGGCGGGCGTCGGTCGCGGTGACCTCGATCTGCAGGAGCTGTTCCAGGGCGTGGGTGAGGGTCCAACCCTCGGCCTGCGCCTGGTCGAGGACCTTCGGGAGGGCGTCGGCGGCGTCGGCGAGTTTCAGGTCGGTGAGATGGTTGCGGAGCTGCTGATAGACGGACGCTGCGGTCTTCGAGGTGGTCGTGGTGGTGGTCATCGGAGGGTGTTCCTGTTCTTCGCGGCCTGCTCGTAAGCGGCCAGGCTGATCACGGTCGTGGTGGGTGCGGCGGTGCCGGTCAGCACCTGCGCCGCCCGCAGCGCGGCCGCGCCGGGTGGGATGCGTTCCTTGCGGCGGTGCGGGCGCCCCGGTGGCGCTGACGCGAGAGCGATCGCTTCGAGCGCGGTGACGTGCCCGCCGTCGCGGATCGTGACCCCGAGCCCGGGCTGCGCGACGGCGTGTCGGGCGACGACCGTCCCGGAGACGGTGGCGATGTCGATGGTCGCGGCGCCGAGCCGCTGCTGGACGACGACTTTCGCGGCGGCGAGCTCGGGCGGGACGGAGTAGCGGTTCCCGCGCCAGTCGATCAGCGCCTGCCGGGTCGCAGTCCGCTCCTCGGTCACGATCACAGGGAACACCACCGGCGGCAACGGCCGCAGCCGCTCGTCGGCGAACATGGCGGCTGCTGTCGTGGTTCCGTGCTCGCCCTCCCGCTTGCGGGCGTCCTGCCCGGCGGCGAACGTCTCCACGGACGCCTGTGCTTGTTCGAGGGTGAGCTCGTCGGGGAGGTTCCGCCACCACCGTTGCGCGGCGGTGTGGTTGTTCTTCTCGACCACGCCCTTCCGATTCCCCGACCGCGGCCGGCAGACCACCGGCTGGACGCCGTGGTGCTTCGCGAACCCCGCGAACATCGGGGTGAGGTCTCCAGTGACAGGGTGCAGCACGGTCGCCATCCGATCGAACCGCCAGACCCGGGTCAGCCCGCCCAGCAGGGCGAGCAGGGTCGTCATCGCGGCAAGCAGGTGCGGGATATCCATCGACGGGGAGATCACGCCTCGCCAGACCCCTGAGTGCGCCAGAGATCCGACGAGGAGGTACGCGCGCTTGGTCGGGAACCCCCAGTGCGC
The sequence above is a segment of the Microcella alkaliphila genome. Coding sequences within it:
- the istB gene encoding IS21-like element helper ATPase IstB, with protein sequence MTTTTTTSKTAASVYQQLRNHLTDLKLADAADALPKVLDQAQAEGWTLTHALEQLLQIEVTATDARRLAGRFRFANLPTGTTLDDFDLDSASGIDRSLLAELATCRFLDTATNVLLIGPPGVGKTHIATGLGHAAVNAGYRVYFTSAADLAARCHRAAIEGKWATMMRFFTGPTLLIIDELGYLPLPGEAASALFQVINQRYLKTSIVITTNRPVGAWGEILGDTTVAAAMLDRLLHRSVVVTLDGASYRLRNHHAAADELRRATTGTNLR
- the istA gene encoding IS21 family transposase; protein product: MLSERSSVDIHALKRQGMTISEIARRTNHDRKTIRSYLNGDRAPGVRQRAAPDEFDGFVDYVTARLTEDPHLWAATLLDELRPLGFEGSYPTLTRQIRARGLRPACTACAHVTKRPNAVIEHPPGEETQFDWLELPDPPAHWGFPTKRAYLLVGSLAHSGVWRGVISPSMDIPHLLAAMTTLLALLGGLTRVWRFDRMATVLHPVTGDLTPMFAGFAKHHGVQPVVCRPRSGNRKGVVEKNNHTAAQRWWRNLPDELTLEQAQASVETFAAGQDARKREGEHGTTTAAAMFADERLRPLPPVVFPVIVTEERTATRQALIDWRGNRYSVPPELAAAKVVVQQRLGAATIDIATVSGTVVARHAVAQPGLGVTIRDGGHVTALEAIALASAPPGRPHRRKERIPPGAAALRAAQVLTGTAAPTTTVISLAAYEQAAKNRNTLR